From one Eucalyptus grandis isolate ANBG69807.140 chromosome 9, ASM1654582v1, whole genome shotgun sequence genomic stretch:
- the LOC104419925 gene encoding sulfate transporter 1.3, with product MSHRISSDVGAQEADITNRASSQFHSEAPYIHKVGIPPKQSLLQEFTATVKETFFADDPLRQFKDQPQSRKFLIGIQSVFPILEWGRHYNLTKFRGDLIAGLTIASLCIPQDIGYSKLANLPPQYGLYSSFVPPLIYAFMGSSRDIAIGPVAVVSLLLGTLLQNEIDPAKNPDEYRRLAFTATFFAGITEVMLGFFRLGFLIDFLSHAAVVGFMGGAAITIALQQLKGLLGITIFTKKTDIVSVMRSVWGTVDHGWNWQTIVIGVTFLAFLLLTKYIGKKNRKLFWIAAIAPLISVIVSTFFVYITRADKHHVAIVGKMKKGVNPSSVNEIFFTGTYLAKGFKIGVIAGMIALTEAVAIGRTFATMKDYQIDGNKEMIALGTMNVVGSMTSCYIATGSFSRSAVNYMAGCQTAVSNIVMSCVVLLTLELITPLFKYTPNAILASIIISAVVGLIDIEAAILIWKIDKLDFVACMGAFFGVVFVSVEIGLLIAVSISFAKILLQVTRPRTAILGKLPRTTVYRNILQYPEATKVPGVLIVRVDSAIYFSNSNYIRERVLRWLGDEEEYLKENNQPRIQYLIVEMSPVTDIDTSGIHALDELHKSLTKRDIQLVLANPGPVVMDKLHASKFTDVIGEDKIFLTVSDAIMTCAPKIEQA from the exons ATGAGTCATCGTATCAGCAGCGACGTTGGGGCACAGGAAGCCGACATAACAAACAGAGCTTCATCGCAATTCCATTCAGAGGCACCGTATATTCACAAAGTGGGCATCCCTCCAAAGCAGAGCCTTCTGCAGGAATTCACAGCCACAGTGAAGGAGACTTTCTTTGCAGATGACCCGCTTCGTCAGTTTAAAGATCAACCACAGTCAAGGAAGTTCCTTATTGGCATCCAGAGTGTTTTTCCCATTCTCGAATGGGGAAGGCACTACAACCTGACTAAGTTTAGGGGCGATCTGATTGCTGGACTTACCATAGCTAGCCTTTGCATTCCCCAG GATATTGGGTATTCAAAGCTTGCAAATTTGCCTCCACAATATGGACTAT ATAGCAGCTTTGTTCCCCCTCTTATATATGCCTTCATGGGGAGCTCGAGAGATATTGCCATAGGGCCAGTAGCTGTTGTTTCTCTTCTGCTTGGGACTCTTCTTCAGAACGAGATTGATCCGGCTAAAAATCCCGATGAGTACAGACGCCTGGCATTCACAGCGACATTCTTTGCTGGGATCACTGAGGTCATGCTCGGGTTCTTCAG ACTGGGTTTCTTGATCGATTTCCTTTCTCACGCTGCGGTTGTTGGCTTTATGGGCGGTGCTGCCATCACCATTGCTCTTCAACAGCTCAAGGGTCTGCTGGGCATAACAATATTCACAAAGAAGACCGACATAGTGTCTGTGATGCGATCAGTTTGGGGTACAGTGGATCATGGG TGGAATTGGCAGACAATAGTGATCGGAGTGACATTCTTGGCCTTCCTTCTGCTCACCAAATACATA GGTAAAAAGAACAGGAAACTATTTTGGATAGCTGCAATTGCCCCTCTGATCTCCGTTATCGTGTCCACTTTTTTTGTGTATATTACTCGCGCTGACAAGCATCATGTTGCAATA GTGggtaaaatgaaaaagggtgtGAATCCATCTTCGGTGAATGAAATCTTTTTCACCGGCACTTATCTTGCCAAAGGCTTCAAGATTGGCGTTATTGCAGGCATGATTGCTTTGACG GAAGCCGTTGCAATTGGGAGGACATTTGCTACCATGAAGGACTATCAGATAGATGGTAATAAGGAAATGATAGCACTAGGCACAATGAATGTGGTTGGTTCGATGACATCCTGTTACATCGCTACGG GATCTTTCTCTCGTTCTGCTGTTAATTACATGGCTGGTTGCCAAACAGCAGTCTCTAACATTGTCATGTCCTGTGTGGTGTTGTTAACCCTGGAACTCATCACACCATTATTCAAGTATACTCCAAATGCAATTCTTGCATCAATTATTATATCTGCGGTGGTTGGCCTAATTGACATTGAAGCGGCAATACTGATTTGGAAAATTGACAAGTTGGATTTTGTTGCTTGCATGGGAGCCTTCTTTGGGGTGGTTTTCGTCTCTGTTGAGATAGGCCTCTTAATTGCG GTTTCAATTTCATTTGCCAAAATACTCTTACAAGTAACAAGACCTCGGACAGCCATTCTTGGTAAGCTGCCGAGGACGACTGTTTACAGGAATATATTGCAATATCCGGAAGCAACAAAGGTTCCAGGAGTTCTGATTGTCAGAGTTGATTCAGCCATCTATTTTTCGAATTCAAACTATATCCGTGAAAG GGTATTGAGATGGCTTGGCGATGAAGAGGAATATCTGAAGGAGAATAATCAACCAAGAATCCAGTACTTGATCGTGGAAATGTCTC CCGTTACAGACATTGATACTAGTGGCATACATGCCCTTGACGAGTTGCACAAAAGCCTCACAAAGAGGGATATTCAG CTTGTTCTTGCAAATCCAGGGCCGGTGGTGATGGACAAACTTCATGCGTCCAAGTTCACCGACGTGATTGGGGAGGATAAGATCTTCCTTACCGTATCAGACGCTATTATGACCTGTGCTCCCAAGATCGAACAAGCCTAA
- the LOC104420857 gene encoding heavy metal-associated isoprenylated plant protein 35 yields MRGFMCQSVEVTSGCTIPDPRSVIVPRRVPDRALADSTGLLNKGRYSRLVEAQGIGAATSKSRSVLVHTDNRGQNQTASKAIQQLSSLDSSDNVFQVVVMRVSLHCQGCAGKVKKHLSKMEGVTSFSIDLESKRVTVRGHVSPVGVLESISKVKRAEFWSPP; encoded by the exons ATGAGGGGTTTCATGTGCCAGTCTGTGGAAGTAACTTCAGGATGCACAATTCCTGATCCCCGGTCGGTCATTGTTCCTAGGAGAGTTCCAGATCGAGCTCTGGCGGATTCTACTGGTCTTTTAAACAAAGGCAGGTACTCAAGACTCGTTGAGGCTCAGGGTATTGGTGCAGCCACAAGCAAGAGTAGGTCAGTTCTGGTGCATACTGATAACAGAGGACAAAACCAGACTGCTTCAAAAGCCATACAGCAACTGTCTTCCCTGGATTCCTCAGATAACGTATTCCAG GTTGTTGTTATGAGGGTGTCGCTTCATTGTCAAGGCTGTGCTGGCAAAGTAAAGAAGCACCTGTCCAAGATGGAAG GAGTAACTTCCTTCAGCATAGATCTGGAGTCAAAGAGAGTGACTGTGAGGGGACATGTATCCCCAGTTGGAGTCCTGGAGAGCATCTCAAAGGTGAAGAGAGCTGAGTTTTGGTCTCCTCCTTGA